A stretch of the Uranotaenia lowii strain MFRU-FL chromosome 3, ASM2978415v1, whole genome shotgun sequence genome encodes the following:
- the LOC129753789 gene encoding leucine-rich repeat transmembrane neuronal protein 3-like, producing MTTQQIAALLLLFTCFALVIPPSSPTTTSAVLKLGCDIEDRVCYLRNVYASEGDRFKNMEGSEGADVIEFFDCHIHTLPRIPYIKRVRATGIKLVRILEKTFATVVHLDVSSNRLREFSAGAFEWPEEVQSLNIGGNPLLRDVSVVMKLIELLDLQMPDMKLDLELVDKNIFSGMKNLKTLNLSNNKIVTVPVGIFNRLESLELLDLSNNYITRINAGSMVIIYEPYSLRKRSLTISLSKNNISIIENNSFMVVKNVDLSDNKLIGIGPTAFNNGSELEILTLSGNRQLRNFNFLKPLGTLHTLTMSNMNFTFAGIPLDVFRGQDNLASLDLSHNDIETLPIGIFSDLSSVNYINLRYNRISHVEFGTFSIRKYDLIDEIDLSYNELSDLNYLVFVPLKYLRVLLLHGNQIPYVNADQLKRSRSLQNFGIQNNPISCSDLVDLLGVYKLVLDGQEFVAHEPNVNGIRCNPSDRLV from the coding sequence ATGACTACGCAGCAGATCGCAGCTCTGCTGCTGTTGTTTACTTGCTTTGCCCTGGTGATTCCACCAAGTTCCCCGACGACAACGTCGGCCGTGCTGAAGCTGGGCTGCGATATCGAGGATCGCGTTTGCTATCTGCGGAATGTCTACGCCTCGGAGGGAGATCGTTTCAAGAATATGGAAGGATCAGAGGGCGCTGATGTGATCGAGTTTTTCGACTGCCACATTCATACGTTGCCACGGATTCCTTACATTAAGAGGGTACGTGCAACGGGGATTAAACTGGTACGGATTTTGGAGAAGACATTTGCCACGGTTGTACATCTGGATGTTTCCTCAAATCGATTGCGGGAGTTTTCGGCTGGGGCCTTTGAATGGCCGGAAGAGGTGCAGTCTTTGAATATTGGAGGGAATCCGCTGTTGAGAGATGTAAGTGTCGTTATGAAGCTGATTGAACTGCTCGATTTGCAGATGCCGGATATGAAACTCGATTTGGAATTAgtagataaaaatattttcagcggaatgaaaaatttaaaaacgctgAATCTAAGTAATAACAAGATTGTGACGGTGCCTGTAGGAATTTTCAATCGTTTGGAGTCACTGGAATTGTTGGACCTGAGTAATAATTACATAACACGAATCAATGCAGGTTCAATGGTTATAATTTACGAGCCGTATAGTTTGCGGAAACGCAGTTTGACGATATCGCTGTCTAAGAATAATATTTCTATCATAGAAAACAATTCGTTTATGGTCGTGAAAAATGTGGATCTAAGCGATAACAAGTTGATCGGGATTGGACCAACTGCTTTCAACAATGGATCAGAGCTGGAAATTCTTACACTCTCGGGTAACAGACAGTTgaggaatttcaattttctcaagcCCTTAGGCACTCTCCACACCCTGACGATGAGCAACATGAATTTTACCTTCGCTGGTATTCCGTTGGATGTCTTCCGAGGACAGGATAATCTGGCATCACTGGATTTGTCACACAACGATATCGAAACGCTACCGATTGGGATATTTTCGGATCTCTCGTCTGTGAATTACATCAATCTACGGTACAATCGCATTTCTCACGTGGAATTTGGCACGTTTTCGATCCGGAAATATGACCTGATTGACGAGATCGATCTATCCTACAACGAGCTCAGTGACCTCAACTATCTGGTTTTTGTACCCCTCAAATATCTGCGTGTGCTCCTACTGCACGGCAATCAGATACCCTACGTCAACGCAGATCAGCTGAAGCGTAGCAGAAGTCTTCAAAACTTCGGAATTCAAAACAATCCCATCAGCTGTTCCGATTTGGTCGACCTGCTCGGCGTCTACAAACTGGTCCTCGATGGGCAGGAATTCGTAGCTCACGAGCCCAACGTTAACGGTATCAGGTGTAATCCCTCGGATCGTCTTGTTTAG